One stretch of Streptomyces sp. NBC_00443 DNA includes these proteins:
- a CDS encoding FAD-binding oxidoreductase has product MERRTFIGGTAAAVTALTATACNSSSGSGSGSGTGAETAGTATSSTGTGAGTRTQATATSKSAAANWTALAQDLDGPLIRPGDASWKAAHQLYNTRFDTLKPAAVAYVSHPDDIRTTLAYARAHNLHVAIRNGGHSYGGWSSGNNRLILDVSKLNRIRASGNTAVVGAGSKLIDVYRALAAKGVTIPAGSCPTVGVSGLTLGGGHGVTSRAYGLTCDSLTQATLITADGKQLTANATTNKDLFWALRGAGNGNFGVVTELHFRTHPAPQAVTAYMTWPWSKAAALIKAWQEWGPAQPDEIWSSLHLANHAGGSPTISVAAFSLGTYRELQNAVDRLADRPGGPGPARSVSLKRRSYEESMELYAGCSSFSTDAQCHLPGSTPGRSPQGALGRETYAAKSDFFDRSLSAAGIQTLLKQMQSVRGGSGSIAFTALGGAVNRVSPTATAFVHRRSRMLAQYLASWRAGTTGTTAQAWLTTAHDTMRPHASGAAYQNYSDPTLRNWRKAYYGDAATRLTKLKRQYDPQGFFAYPQAL; this is encoded by the coding sequence ATGGAACGGCGCACCTTCATCGGCGGCACAGCAGCAGCCGTAACCGCCCTGACGGCAACCGCCTGCAACAGCAGCTCGGGCAGCGGCAGCGGCAGCGGCACCGGCGCAGAAACAGCCGGCACAGCCACGAGCAGCACGGGCACCGGCGCCGGCACCCGCACCCAAGCCACCGCCACCAGCAAATCCGCCGCCGCCAACTGGACCGCCCTCGCCCAAGACCTGGACGGCCCCCTCATACGCCCCGGCGACGCCTCCTGGAAAGCCGCCCACCAGCTCTACAACACCCGCTTCGACACCCTGAAGCCCGCCGCAGTCGCCTACGTCTCCCACCCCGACGACATCCGCACCACCCTCGCCTACGCCCGAGCCCACAACCTCCACGTCGCCATACGCAACGGCGGCCATTCCTACGGCGGTTGGTCCTCCGGCAACAACCGCCTGATCCTCGACGTCTCCAAGCTGAACCGCATCCGAGCCAGCGGCAACACCGCGGTGGTCGGCGCCGGTTCCAAGCTCATCGACGTCTACCGAGCCCTCGCCGCCAAGGGCGTCACGATCCCCGCCGGTTCCTGTCCCACCGTCGGCGTATCCGGCCTCACCCTCGGCGGCGGCCACGGCGTCACGTCCCGCGCCTACGGCCTGACCTGCGACAGCCTCACCCAGGCCACCCTGATAACCGCCGACGGCAAGCAGCTCACCGCCAACGCCACCACCAACAAGGACCTCTTCTGGGCCCTGCGCGGCGCCGGCAACGGCAACTTCGGCGTGGTGACGGAACTTCACTTCAGGACCCACCCCGCCCCCCAGGCCGTCACGGCATACATGACCTGGCCCTGGTCGAAGGCGGCCGCGCTGATCAAGGCCTGGCAGGAGTGGGGCCCGGCCCAGCCCGACGAGATCTGGTCGTCCCTGCACCTCGCGAACCACGCCGGCGGCTCCCCCACCATCTCCGTCGCCGCGTTCTCCCTGGGCACGTACCGCGAACTCCAGAACGCGGTGGACCGCCTCGCCGACCGCCCCGGCGGCCCCGGCCCCGCGAGGAGCGTCTCCCTCAAGCGTCGCTCGTACGAGGAGTCGATGGAGCTGTACGCGGGCTGCTCGTCCTTCTCCACGGACGCGCAGTGCCACCTCCCCGGCTCCACTCCGGGTCGCTCCCCGCAGGGCGCCCTCGGCCGGGAGACGTATGCGGCGAAGTCGGACTTCTTCGACCGTTCGCTCTCCGCGGCGGGCATCCAGACGCTGCTGAAGCAGATGCAGTCGGTGCGCGGCGGCTCCGGCAGCATCGCCTTCACGGCCCTCGGCGGAGCCGTCAACCGCGTCTCCCCCACCGCGACGGCCTTCGTGCACCGCCGCTCCCGCATGCTGGCCCAGTACCTCGCCTCCTGGCGCGCCGGCACGACGGGCACCACGGCCCAGGCCTGGCTGACCACGGCCCACGACACCATGCGCCCCCACGCCTCGGGCGCCGCCTACCAGAACTACTCCGACCCGACCCTGCGGAACTGGCGCAAGGCGTACTACGGCGACGCGGCGACCCGCCTGACAAAGCTGAAGAGGCAGTACGACCCGCAGGGCTTCTTCGCGTATCCACAGGCGCTTTAG
- a CDS encoding metal-sensitive transcriptional regulator, which produces MTTTEAGAGAPSAADEATNEVVTDHDRGIHGYHKQKDEHLKRLRRIEGQIRGLQRMVDEDVYCIDILTQVSASTKALQSFALQLLEEHLRHCVADAALKGGTEIDAKVEEATKAIGRLLRT; this is translated from the coding sequence ATGACGACCACCGAGGCCGGCGCGGGTGCACCCTCCGCCGCTGATGAGGCCACCAACGAGGTCGTGACGGACCACGACCGGGGCATCCACGGCTACCACAAGCAGAAGGACGAGCACCTCAAGCGCCTGCGCCGTATCGAGGGCCAGATCCGTGGCCTGCAGCGCATGGTCGACGAGGACGTCTACTGCATCGACATACTCACGCAGGTGTCCGCCTCGACCAAGGCCCTGCAGTCCTTCGCCCTCCAGCTCCTGGAGGAACACCTGCGCCACTGCGTCGCCGACGCGGCCCTCAAGGGCGGTACGGAGATCGACGCCAAGGTGGAGGAGGCCACGAAGGCGATCGGCCGACTGCTACGGACGTGA
- a CDS encoding DUF47 domain-containing protein, with protein MRFRLTPRETSFYDMFAASADNIVTGSKLLMELLGADTAGRAEIAERMRAAEHAGDDATHAIFHQLNSSFITPFDREDIYKLASCLDDIMDFMEEAVDLVVLYNVEELPKGVEQQIEVLARAAELTAEAMPSLRTMDNLTEYWIEVNRLENQADQIHRKLLAHLFNGKYDAIEVLKLKQIVDVLEEAADAFEHVANTVETIAVKES; from the coding sequence GTGCGATTTCGTCTGACCCCCCGGGAGACGAGCTTCTACGACATGTTTGCCGCCTCCGCGGACAACATCGTCACGGGCTCGAAACTCCTGATGGAACTGCTCGGGGCGGACACCGCCGGCCGGGCCGAGATCGCAGAGCGTATGAGGGCCGCGGAACACGCAGGTGACGACGCCACACACGCGATCTTCCACCAGTTGAACTCCTCGTTCATCACGCCGTTCGACCGCGAGGACATCTACAAGCTCGCGTCGTGCCTCGACGACATCATGGACTTCATGGAGGAGGCCGTCGACCTGGTCGTCCTCTATAACGTCGAGGAACTGCCCAAGGGTGTCGAGCAGCAGATCGAGGTGCTGGCGCGGGCCGCGGAGCTCACGGCCGAGGCCATGCCGAGCCTGCGCACCATGGACAACCTCACGGAGTACTGGATCGAGGTCAACCGCCTCGAGAACCAGGCCGACCAGATACACCGCAAGCTCCTCGCCCACCTCTTCAACGGCAAGTACGACGCGATCGAGGTCCTCAAGCTCAAGCAGATCGTGGATGTCCTGGAGGAAGCGGCGGACGCCTTCGAGCACGTGGCGAACACGGTGGAGACCATCGCCGTCAAGGAGTCCTGA
- a CDS encoding inorganic phosphate transporter, translating into MDTFALVVTIAVALFFTYTNGFHDSANAIATSVSTRALTPRAALAMAAVMNLGGAFLGSGVAKTVSEGLIETPEGSKGMGILFAALVGAITWNLITWYYGLPSSSSHALFGGMVGAALAGGTTVYWSGVLEKVVIPMFVSPIVGLCVGYLVMTAIMWIFRRANPHKAKRGFRIAQTVSAAGMALGHGLQDAQKTMGIVVMALVIADVEDYGDPIPVWVKIACAVMLSLGTYAGGWRIMRTLGRKIIELDPPQGFAAETTGASIMFTTAFLFKAPISTTHVITSAIMGVGATKRVNAVRWGVAKNIVLGWFITMPAAALVAAGAFGVVNLAFL; encoded by the coding sequence ATGGACACCTTTGCTCTGGTCGTGACCATCGCGGTCGCGCTCTTCTTCACGTACACCAACGGCTTCCACGACTCGGCGAACGCCATCGCCACGTCCGTGTCGACGCGGGCCCTGACGCCTCGGGCCGCGCTGGCGATGGCCGCGGTGATGAATCTCGGCGGTGCCTTTCTGGGGTCCGGCGTCGCCAAGACCGTCAGTGAGGGGCTGATCGAGACGCCGGAAGGCTCGAAGGGGATGGGGATCCTCTTCGCGGCGTTGGTGGGCGCGATCACCTGGAACCTGATCACCTGGTACTACGGTCTGCCGTCCTCCTCCTCGCATGCGCTGTTCGGCGGCATGGTCGGGGCGGCGCTGGCCGGGGGTACGACGGTGTACTGGAGCGGGGTGCTGGAGAAGGTCGTCATTCCGATGTTCGTGTCGCCCATTGTCGGGCTGTGCGTGGGCTATCTCGTGATGACGGCGATCATGTGGATCTTCCGGCGGGCGAACCCGCACAAGGCCAAGCGGGGGTTCCGTATAGCGCAGACCGTTTCTGCCGCGGGGATGGCGCTCGGGCATGGTCTGCAGGATGCGCAGAAGACAATGGGCATTGTGGTGATGGCGCTGGTCATCGCCGATGTCGAGGACTACGGCGATCCGATTCCGGTCTGGGTGAAGATCGCTTGTGCGGTGATGCTGTCGCTCGGGACGTATGCGGGTGGCTGGCGGATCATGCGGACCCTCGGGCGCAAGATCATTGAGCTTGATCCGCCGCAGGGGTTTGCTGCGGAGACGACGGGGGCGTCGATCATGTTCACCACGGCGTTCTTGTTCAAGGCGCCGATTTCCACGACGCATGTCATCACCTCGGCGATCATGGGTGTCGGGGCGACGAAGCGGGTGAATGCCGTGCGGTGGGGTGTGGCCAAGAACATCGTTCTCGGGTGGTTCATCACGATGCCTGCGGCTGCGTTGGTTGCGGCGGGCGCGTTCGGGGTCGTGAACCTGGCGTTCCTGTAG
- the pstB gene encoding phosphate ABC transporter ATP-binding protein PstB: MAKRIDVSGLTAYYGSHKAIEDISMTVEPRSVTAFIGPSGCGKSTFLRTLNRMHEVTSGGRVEGKVLLDDEDLYGAGIDPVSVRREVGMVFQRPNPFPTMSIFDNVAAGLRLNGNYKKSELQEVVEKSLKGANLWNEVKDRLNKPGSGLSGGQQQRLCIARAIAVEPKVLLMDEPCSALDPISTLAIEDLIGELKERFTIVIVTHNMQQAARVSDRTAFFNLSAVGQPGKLIEIDDTERIFSNPSVQATEDYISGRFG, encoded by the coding sequence ATGGCCAAGCGAATCGACGTAAGTGGGCTCACCGCCTACTACGGCTCCCACAAGGCAATCGAAGACATCTCGATGACGGTCGAGCCCCGCTCGGTGACGGCCTTCATCGGCCCGTCCGGCTGCGGCAAGTCGACGTTCCTGCGCACGCTGAACCGCATGCACGAGGTGACGTCGGGCGGCCGCGTGGAGGGCAAGGTCCTCCTGGACGACGAAGACCTGTACGGCGCCGGCATCGACCCGGTGTCGGTGCGCCGTGAGGTCGGCATGGTGTTCCAGCGCCCGAACCCGTTCCCCACGATGTCGATCTTCGACAACGTGGCGGCGGGCCTGCGGCTGAACGGCAACTACAAGAAGAGCGAGCTGCAGGAAGTCGTCGAGAAGTCCCTCAAGGGCGCGAACCTCTGGAACGAGGTGAAGGACCGCCTGAACAAGCCGGGTTCCGGCCTCTCCGGTGGTCAGCAGCAGCGGCTGTGCATCGCGCGTGCGATCGCGGTCGAGCCCAAGGTCCTCCTCATGGACGAGCCCTGCTCCGCCCTGGACCCGATCTCCACCCTCGCCATCGAGGACCTGATCGGTGAGCTGAAGGAGCGCTTCACGATCGTCATCGTGACGCACAACATGCAGCAGGCGGCGCGTGTCTCGGACCGCACGGCCTTCTTCAACCTCTCCGCCGTGGGCCAGCCCGGCAAGCTGATCGAGATCGACGACACGGAGCGCATCTTCTCCAACCCGTCGGTCCAGGCCACGGAGGACTACATCTCCGGCCGCTTCGGCTGA